CTTGAGGCGGAGATTGGAGGAGAAAGGGAATGGGTAAAAAGGCTTGGCGGAGTAGGATTGTGGGGATTTAAGGAAGTTACGGGTGGTGCAGATGAGATGGTAAAGACCCAGAGAGAGAAGCGTGGAGGAGGCTAATAGCTGGTATATTATGCCCGCCATGGATGAACAAACAAATCAATTAAAGCCAATCCTCGGCAACGATCAGTCGGGGGGAGGAGGGAGTGCCAGTGGATTGTCGCTGATTTGATTTTCGCTTTCGGAGGTTGGTTGACCGAACTTTGTGTAGTTTCCTTTTGGATTtggatttcatttttttattggCTTCGCTCTccactttctttttattttattttatttttatatattcaatTGAATTTAGAGTAACttattaaaatagttattttatttatcttatgttacattttagttatttatgttttaaatattacgttttagttacttatattatattttatgttatttttgttaatttttgttaACAAGAAGTGACTTGAGACGTCAattattatttcaaataaaattttaagttaaattatacaattgatcctcatattttttattttgagtaatttattttttatgttcttttaaatttttttattttttattctcttctacttctctttctgttttcttccCTTCTTCGtctcttttatgttcttttaacttttttttttttatgttcccTTCTCCCTCCCATATATTCCAATGAAGGTTTCAATAACTATCTCATATGATTTTCATACAACTAGGCCTTTAAATCTATCATATGGTTAAATGTTATACATTATCAAGTAACCTTTAGTTGATTGTTtgatataaattacaaattcctcatgtttgaaattttattttttgaattaattatgtAGAAAATGGAGACGAAGAAGGAGAAATATaaagagagaagagaagagaatggaaaatatagaagaaaaagaaggaattaaaagaacataaaagaaaaaattaaattgcttaaaatgaaaatacatggagactaattatataatttaatctaaagttttgtttgaaatgataatttaactTATACATCACTTACAATTATACCATTAACGGTAATTAATAgattagtgactaaaatgttacaatacATTAATGTAAGtaactaaaacgtaatatttaaacataattaattaaaatataacttgaaataaataaaagtgactatttaaTTGTTTACTTTTAAGACTAAGATTTGTATAAGCGGCACCACACCATCCACCAACTTGGGCAACTATGTTTTTTTTCTTGCCAATTGTTTCTGATTTCTAATCTAATAATTCTATTACACTACTAAATAGGAACAGTTTTAGAACAGAATTTATGGTCTCCTTTTTTAGAAAATTGTATTTATCGAAGCAGCAGCGGCGATGGGTTGAATGAAGCTAGTAGCACCAACCATGGCAGACACTGACAGTGGCGTTAGAAGCAACGGGAATTTATGTGTTGTTAAGCAAATACACAGGGATTATGACAGGTTGAAGACGAATGAATGCATTATATTTATGGATGTTGCCTTCATGAATTTCTGTTTGTCTTACTTAACTTTTATCGATACTTGTGTAGgggtgaattaatttaattttatattattaaaaaaataaattacaatAATATTCACtcaattttgaattaaatgacaACACAGTCACTTAACTTTTAATTCAGtcactaaacttttaaaaaataataaattagttACTAACTTTATCGAAAAGTAACAAAGCAGCCACGATTAACATTTTTTGTTATCGGCCAAACGGGACAAGTGACATGATTGTTAGTTTGCCACATTTGACATTTTCCTCTTATCCCTCTCAAAGGCCACCATTAAACAACAAAAATAGAAAGAGGGGGGTTTCACCATTTTCTTCATCCCTCTCGGCTCCCTCACCACCATCCTCGACATTGGTCACCTTCACAAGCCCACTATCATTTAATCACCACACCAACATCACTCATGGTCATTCTTTTGCTAAGACACCACCACCATAACCACCAAATTCCATCCCCTAAACATTCAAGACATGCAAAATCCCAACCAAAaacaaaattaccaaatagcAAGCATCTAAAATCAAACCGGCAAAAATAAAACAATTGGCTTGCATCAAAAtagagaaatttaaaaaaaaaactaaaaaagaaagaaaatcaaaagaGAAGAAACCCACGCTAATTTCAGGTTTTATGGGTTGGAGAACTCGAGCCACCAGTTTGATGATCTGAGCGGTCAAGAGTAATGGTTAGTCGAAAAAAAGATGTGGTTGAAATATGGTAGTGATCCGAAGATTCATTGAAGCCTTGAGGTCTTAATCTCAAGATTTTTGAAGGCCTATTGGGAAATTTGAAGTGAGATTTGAGAAGAAACAAAGAAGAGCCATTTGGTGATAACTGTTGGTCGGAGAAAGCCATGAACGGCGACAACTAGAgataagaaaaaaagaagaagaaagagagtGGAGAAGAAGAGAAGCAAAAAAAGGGGTTAAATATTCAACGGAGTCATCAGTGACACAAAGATTCAAAGGGACAACTAGGGTGCCAATGTGGCCAATTAAATGACAGGTCAACTTCTATTACATATGTAACAGAAAATGGTTACTTGGattaatttgttattttttaaaaattaagtgatTGTTGATATAAtttatctttaaaaataaaaaaagtcaaattcaaacttaattaatatttacTATTTAAAAAATTGTCATGTTtgacaattatatgttaaaattatttATTGTTTTGCAAATGAAATATTTTGTTTAGACTtcatttgaaaatgaaaaaatatagttTTCTTTTCAGTTTTTAAAACAATAAAGTTTAATTCTGTTTTAATCTGAATTTATTTGATtcagtataaggattaaatagatcGTCTATTTAATCTAAAGGACTTTCATAAGAAATTTTACCCTTGTTTATTTATAGAACTAAAATGTTGAAATAGATATCTAGTCAaatatttaatgaaaaatcaagaggtaataattttaatacattttaattatttaaggcACAATTATGacattatttttaataatgttcAAAAGATCGAAGATTAACTAACTAATCCTTTGTAATATAATGTATTAACCTGTGAATCGCCCCaaagttttttcttttttcttttcctctttaAGATGttaaaataacaagtaacatcATAAttgtaaataattataattaaaattaattattccaaACATAATCACActgataattaaaatatatcgAATACTGCTTCCAAAGATACTCTTCACCATATTTCtcaaacattttatattattaaataatctCAAGCGCCCAAACAAAAAACTTGCACCTGGATTTCACACCAACCGGAAAGGAATATATATAATGACAGACAAACCCTGTATTGCACTCCCTATTGTGATAATAATTTCATAAGATCTATATGATAAGAATAAGGAGAAAGATTACCAGCAGCACCACTAAAATTACCAGCACCCACCAGCACTGCCAACCCAAAAACAAGAGATGTCATACATACATATACTCGATTCGTACAAAGGTTAAGGAAATATGTTTTATCAGACCATATTACACTAATCAATCTTAACATATTTAAAGTTGCATCTTTTACTTCTCAGAGAGCTTCATCTAGAAGCATTTCATATTCCTACTCCTTGTGCATGGGACTACAACTATGACTTAATCTGTTATTGCAGTTCACAGCAGCAAGTTTATGAACTAGCTAGCACTATCTCATTAACTGGTAAAAGTACTATGGAGGCCCTTgtactaaaattttatgaattagtcCCTGTACGTTGGATCAAATAGCAAATTGGTCCTTCTGTATGCCACATGTACATCATACTGACGTACAATGACTAGTTTTCAATAgtagaaatgaatgaattttttaaCAGGAAGGATCAATTTGCCCTTTGAACTAACGTAAAGTgactaatttgtctatttttttagTAGAAGAGACAAAATGTAATCTGACTACTAATTCACAAGAGCCTTCATGTTACTTTTACCCTCGTTAACCAGACTCTTACATGCAGCAATTACAAGTCTTCAACATAAGTAATTCATGACCCTCTTCCAACGACAGCAGTACACCTAATATCTTATCTTCTTCATCTACACTGCTTACTCAAGTTTATTTGCAATTTTTTCTCTATCATCAAAGAAGCATACAGTGAATAGATCGGAAAGTTGAAACTATCTTTGCAAATCACATTTCCTCTCCAAAATTTCAACTACAAATATCAAACATTTCATGTCTAATAAAAGTCTAGAAATCAACAGTTTACGGCTTACCCATGAGGTTCGAGGTTTAACACTATTGGAAGCCTTGGCTAGTTGACCTCTAGCCTGGATTGTTGAAACAGAGGAAGCATctatgtttgatgaaatgtcatcTGTTATGTTGAAACAATCAGATGATAAATCAAGATGCATAAATGAATAGTCTATCTCAAGGGGGGTACTTGGCATCTTACCAATGACCACACCCTGCTCATGGACAAGAACAGCAAGGTCCTTAAATATTTCATTTACTTGTCCTATTTGATCCTCTACTTCTCTGATACCCTGTTCTCTTTCATCAATCATAGCTTCGTTGAAGCCAATTTCATTATCCAGCAAAATTACTtcttgcctgcacattttcttaGAGGAATATGGATCATAAATAAAAGGGGCTCTTGCAACCCTttgcaacaacaacaacaacaacaaaccaTGGCAAAATTGTATGAAACATCAATGGCCCACTAAGAAAAAAGAGAGCCAAAAATATAACTAATGGTTATCAAGTACAATCATTTCAAGGATGGGTTTAAAGCTATTGATGTTCTGTGCATGACAGGTGAGGAAAAAGGAAAAGTGACAAAAGGATTTGGGGGAGAAGAGGAAACGATGAACTGAACTCACCTTCTCTGTTCCATAAGTAAAGGTTGTTTCTCTTGAGGCAACGACTCATCGGAGCCAGAGCTGCTGCATCGAAAGCATCCAATCTATAAAAGGCctcaaatacatacatacatacatacatatacagTAGATGGTGTTAAATGTGAAAGACTGATACGTTGTGGGCAAGGAGGGTGGAGGGGGTGCAGGAGAGTAAGTAGACTCGCGTTCAGAGGCCAGTTGCTGAACTTTCTGGAACTCTTGGAGCGTGTTCTGAAAATCTCTAGCCAGCTTTGCATCTTCTACCTTTTTACTCGGCTGGATGTGgtattttatgaaattttgttACAAAATTACAACACTATGTGATAATTAAACTGAAATCTGAAAATGGATTAAGCATGTAAAAAAGGGTACTAGAGAGAAGGAAAGATACATTGACAGTAGGGTCATGATCGGGTTCAGTCAAAGCCTTGAGCTTAGCCGAAGTTTCCTTCACTAGTTGCAGTATTCTTTGCCTGGTATTGTGCCTACCGATCAGAAATTTGCAACTCAGTGAGAAGGATGCATATTTAATAGATTATCTTAGACATacgaaaagatgagaggaaagagACAATTTTAGGCGATGATCGGGAGTATCCTTGGCGGTGCCGATGGCATCCACGAGGCGACGGAAAGCAGCAACGGCAGTGTTGATCTGGAAGATACCAGCTGCCACAGCTTGTGAGGGGCTCTTGGACGCCATGTATGATGAAGATGAGGACCGAGCACCACCACCAGTTTGAACGTCTTGGAAGCTCATGTTTGGCTTTCCTTTGGGGTTCCACTTCCTACACCCAGAGCAAAAAAACACTACAGTGAGGGATACAGTTTGTGTTTCAGTTATAGATTTGAGAAGAGAAATAAATCCAGAACCTCCTTTTATTTAATAAGACTCTCAAAAATTAGGTAGTACGCTAAATGTTAATTAGCTGATTCTATAGCTAGCCACTGTAATTTGTAATACTGTAATAATAAATTACCAGTCAACTACCAAGTACCAGTCAACGGCTCATTTCCAGTGGCAATGGCACCGAGCACCAACCAGTCAACGGCTCTCGGCTTTTCCCTCCCATTGGCTTTGCTCGCTACCTGCTTTCTTTATTTGTGGACATAATATAATATACACCCAACGGTGACAATCAAACACTTGCAGTTGCAGGCAAAATAAAGATATCCCATCCCATTTCAGCAGAAGCCCAAGTAATCTATAAATGGCCTGTTGCTTTCTTTCCTTGTCCTTCATCCTCATGTGAGTTAAAAAAGAATTCATATATGATTGGGTTATTTCTAAAAAAAACTGGAGTGCCTAGGTGCAGATGTAGCAAGCAAATATCCCACAACCTATAATAAACACGTCTAATATTAATGAAAGCGGGAAGTGAACCATGAAGTTCTACCAGTCATTTTCTTAAAAACAGAAGAGAGTAAGAAACTAGAATTGGCTGGAAGACGTGATATTATTCACAAAGAGTGCAATATATATACCAGAAATACGAATCAATTCAGCCTAATCTAAGAACAAAGCAAAAAACAAATATACATAATCTACTTTATGTGGGATTTTGATTTGCACTATCATGGAGAGTAAACATCTATCTTAACACTTCCCTCCAActatttggatatgttttgtgtGCTCATGAAAGATGTGATTTGCTGCAATGTCTAAAGCAGTATATTTCGAGGATGAAAAACCCTCTCAGACAACTTTTCCACAATCACTAACTAGTTTTCTTCCAAAGCCCATCATTTCCATTTCCTGCTCTGCCTTCACTTTgccaacataaaataaaattaaaacaaacaaacaaacaaaaaaggtGAGTACTAGTCAAATACTTTAAAAATTCCATATCTCAAAGAAATGTTATTAACTCATCAGGtgaataataatagtaatgaCTGAATATGTCATTTAGCTATGTATATGAAGGGGAAAAAAGGTTGAGTAAGAAAGTACTGTATGTAAAAGACCGACCCAACCCTGGGAATTCAATGTGCCTTGATGTTCCTACCAAAAGGGAACGGGGCTAGCTCAACATGTAGCCATACAGATTCTACTGAAATGAATGATAAACTGATTGGACGACTACACATAATATATCATTCCGACTTCAATGAGATTGATGTGAGGAATGTTTAGATCTACGGAAGGGCCCCTGCAGTTCTTTCGGAGAAACGTATACCCCACGTCAATTACAAACTTTTTAAAACATGATGAGCTTCTCCTGGCCTTTACATAAGAGTGACCCATTATATATGCAAACCCAGCTTCCTTTGccacaatcaaatccatcaactcTTCCTGAATGACACTATCCATAATTCGATTTGCTGGCAGATGGAATCTTATGTGCTGCTTCCTAACTGGTGGATTCTCGTCATCGTAAACAGATCGCAAGCTGAGTAGGGCAGAGGATTTGCTGCTTTGGACGGAGCTACTCTCACTGCAATCCTCTATCTCAGTAGCTATTATGGTTGAGCCTGATTGGATGCTGCTTAAACGTGTAACCATCATCCTCCCATCGAATGACCCCTCAGAACTACAGAACTCTGGTTCTCCAGCTTCCATATGGATGAACTCTGCTAGGCTTTGTATAAGCTGGTTCTCGAAATCCCCATCATCTCGCTGGATATCTTTGTACCCGTACCTCACAATACACCTATACATACGGTATGGCCTGGGGCAAACCCGACCAACAACAAAGCGTTCATCTGATGATACATATGGGACTGGAACTGACTTTACACAAATAAAAACTAACACCTTATGGAACGCAGGCAGGTTCGTAACAAAGTGGGAGAATATTGCAGGGATTCCCGTTGCCAATTCTGTGTATATGAGGCCTATCCCAGGCACACGAACAATACCAAGGCTAGGACCCAAGCCAAGCAACCATTGCAATGGTACTTTGTTGTGCATGTCAAAGTTGTACTTCAAGCGCATCCCATAATGCCAAATGTACATAATCATCATAAATATGAAGGAGAGCACAAGAGGCACCCATCCTCCTTGTGGCACTTTCATCAGTGCTGCTGATAAGTAAGCCCCTTCGATAATCCCGAAGAACAGAAGGAACATTCCGGAAATCCAAATGCTTTTCTGCCAAACAAAGGTTATGACAAGCGCCACGAGAAAAGTTGTAATGAACATCAACGTAGCAGTTGCAAGTCCTGAAAATCAAAACCAAACATCCTAACCAAAGACAAGACAGGAGAGTTGATGCAAGTAGTAAGGAACCATCTCTAGAACCTCAACTATGTGATCTACAACTATACTCACAGTCTATTTCTGTTGCCATAATAAATTAGTACAAAGCATCATTGAAAAAATCTCAAAAATACTACAAAATTGTTCTTCACATATTACCATAAGCATTTCCGATTAAAGTTGTATCTTGAAATCCAATAGTGATGGAAAGAGTAAGGATCATGAGCATCCAGTTTATTTCTGGGATGTAGATCTGGCCATATATATGTTTTGAGGTGTGAACAATTTTGACTCGAGGAAAGCAACCAAGGGCCTGGCATTGTTTGATTACAGAAAAAGTAGCAGTTATAGTAGCCTGACTTCCAACAACAGCTGAAAGGGTGGCAACTACAAAGATTGGCCAGAAAACGGGATCTGCaaagataaaaatgaaaaaagttACACAAACCTAAATTTATAACAATGTTTAGAAGCTGTGTACAGTTGGTCCTAGATCATACTAACCAGGAATAGATTCGAAGAAGCTGTTAGGAATCGAATGGAGGTTTCTTGACAAGAACGCAGCCTGACCCATGTATTGTACAACCAAACACGGGTATATTGCAAATACAAATGCAAGCTGCACAGACAGTAATATTATAAATTTCCAACTTACGAATATATGAACAAAAAGGAAGAGTTAGTTACACACTCACCCTGATAGATACAGCAGTGAAATGACCAAGGTCTGCGTACATAGCTTCAGTACCTGGCGAGAGAAAAAATGTGCTCATGATCAACATTGAAATCAGCAACCATTATATTAACAAACTAACATAGTCAATTGAAATAAGAATTGGTATCAAGATCTAACCTACCGGTTATTGATAGAAGGATCCCTCCAAGAGAAATCCAGCCATCTCTACCAGTCTCTCTGAAGAACTTGATAATATAATAGGGATAAATGGCAGAAACAACTTTTGGGTTCCAATGTATTATGTTGTACAAGCCAACACAAAAAATTGATATCAGCCACAACATCACAATCGGAGCAAACATAAAAGCTACCTTGTGCGTGCCAATATGCTGCAGAGCAAAtaggctaatcaatatgacacaagCAAGCAAGAGGAGTGCGCCTAGT
This is a stretch of genomic DNA from Gossypium arboreum isolate Shixiya-1 chromosome 11, ASM2569848v2, whole genome shotgun sequence. It encodes these proteins:
- the LOC108471099 gene encoding syntaxin-22-like isoform X2, producing MSFQDVQTGGGARSSSSSYMASKSPSQAVAAGIFQINTAVAAFRRLVDAIGTAKDTPDHRLKLHNTRQRILQLVKETSAKLKALTEPDHDPTVNPSKKVEDAKLARDFQNTLQEFQKVQQLASERESTYSPAPPPPSLPTTSGSDESLPQEKQPLLMEQRRQEVILLDNEIGFNEAMIDEREQGIREVEDQIGQVNEIFKDLAVLVHEQGVVIDDISSNIDASSVSTIQARGQLAKASNSVKPRTSWCWWVLVILVVLLVIFLLILII
- the LOC108472702 gene encoding potassium transporter 4-like, with translation MELDSALTIPPTPPRNLFPLTWVNLSGNLILAYQSLGVVYGDLSTSPLYVYTSTLIGNLEDHQNEEAIFGACSLIFWTLTLIPLCKYVFILLAADDNGEGGTFALYSLLCRHANFSLLPNQQASDEELSAYRYGPSTHSNVSLLKRFLEKQKRPRTGLLIVVLFGSSMVIGDGVLTSAIAVMSSLPGLQYSGKKLTKGALLLLACVILISLFALQHIGTHKVAFMFAPIVMLWLISIFCVGLYNIIHWNPKVVSAIYPYYIIKFFRETGRDGWISLGGILLSITGTEAMYADLGHFTAVSIRLAFVFAIYPCLVVQYMGQAAFLSRNLHSIPNSFFESIPDPVFWPIFVVATLSAVVGSQATITATFSVIKQCQALGCFPRVKIVHTSKHIYGQIYIPEINWMLMILTLSITIGFQDTTLIGNAYGLATATLMFITTFLVALVITFVWQKSIWISGMFLLFFGIIEGAYLSAALMKVPQGGWVPLVLSFIFMMIMYIWHYGMRLKYNFDMHNKVPLQWLLGLGPSLGIVRVPGIGLIYTELATGIPAIFSHFVTNLPAFHKVLVFICVKSVPVPYVSSDERFVVGRVCPRPYRMYRCIVRYGYKDIQRDDGDFENQLIQSLAEFIHMEAGEPEFCSSEGSFDGRMMVTRLSSIQSGSTIIATEIEDCSESSSVQSSKSSALLSLRSVYDDENPPVRKQHIRFHLPANRIMDSVIQEELMDLIVAKEAGFAYIMGHSYVKARRSSSCFKKFVIDVGYTFLRKNCRGPSVDLNIPHINLIEVGMIYYV
- the LOC108471099 gene encoding syntaxin-22-like isoform X1, which encodes MSFQDVQTGGGARSSSSSYMASKSPSQAVAAGIFQINTAVAAFRRLVDAIGTAKDTPDHRLKLHNTRQRILQLVKETSAKLKALTEPDHDPTVNPSKKVEDAKLARDFQNTLQEFQKVQQLASERESTYSPAPPPPSLPTTSSGSDESLPQEKQPLLMEQRRQEVILLDNEIGFNEAMIDEREQGIREVEDQIGQVNEIFKDLAVLVHEQGVVIDDISSNIDASSVSTIQARGQLAKASNSVKPRTSWCWWVLVILVVLLVIFLLILII